In Leucobacter sp. CX169, a single genomic region encodes these proteins:
- a CDS encoding serine hydrolase gives MPDSDAAPHGLHALAAAREAPATLLAVERPGVGALLAARGDAGDGSAPDLDTSFRIASCTKSFTAARVLQLRDAGLLDLDDPIDRHLPVAPLLIGDGHPVITVRAAMSMSAGLPTDDAWADRQESMAPGLLDALGADGVRLVRTPGSGYEYANLGFAWLGRVCEHLDGRPFAEQVRDELVLPLGLGEVTFSEPRTGRVATGYARVGGEWSAQPVSGPGAFSAIGGIFASGAALLRWSRWLLEACGHAVGRDDRVLSAASRREMQRPQTLISSAGTGASAAYGFGLVIEADERLGTVVSHSGGYPGFSAHMRWHPVSGIAAVGFENARYSGVSMIVTQALAEAVGAAQTAAEPWPETQSAVRAVTALLASGGGDDWLRFLERECDPVVALDDSADDRRLRAAALVGDGARSAPPTFPTAASAEWQVEGAAGSARVVLELSPLEPPRIQRLEISAASVTP, from the coding sequence ATGCCCGATTCCGACGCCGCACCGCACGGCCTCCACGCGCTCGCCGCCGCACGCGAAGCCCCCGCAACCCTGCTCGCGGTCGAGCGACCGGGGGTCGGTGCGCTGCTCGCCGCCCGGGGCGACGCTGGTGATGGGAGCGCGCCCGATCTCGATACGAGTTTCCGCATCGCGTCGTGCACCAAGTCCTTCACGGCGGCGCGCGTGCTGCAGCTGCGCGACGCCGGGTTGCTCGACCTCGATGACCCGATCGACCGCCACCTCCCAGTGGCCCCGCTCCTCATCGGCGATGGCCATCCGGTGATCACCGTGCGCGCGGCGATGTCTATGTCGGCCGGGCTGCCAACCGACGATGCGTGGGCCGACCGGCAGGAGTCGATGGCTCCGGGTCTCCTTGACGCGCTCGGCGCCGACGGCGTGCGCCTGGTGCGGACGCCGGGCAGCGGCTACGAGTACGCCAACCTCGGCTTCGCCTGGCTGGGGCGGGTGTGCGAACACCTTGACGGGCGACCGTTCGCCGAGCAGGTCCGTGATGAGCTGGTCCTGCCGCTTGGCCTGGGGGAGGTGACGTTCTCGGAGCCGCGCACGGGCCGCGTCGCGACGGGGTACGCGCGGGTCGGGGGTGAGTGGAGCGCTCAACCGGTGAGCGGACCCGGCGCCTTCTCTGCCATCGGCGGGATCTTCGCCTCTGGTGCCGCGCTGCTGCGTTGGTCACGCTGGCTGCTCGAGGCCTGTGGTCACGCCGTCGGCCGTGATGACCGTGTGCTCTCGGCCGCGAGCCGCCGCGAGATGCAACGGCCGCAGACGCTCATTTCGTCCGCGGGGACGGGCGCCAGCGCGGCCTACGGTTTCGGGTTGGTAATTGAGGCTGATGAGCGACTCGGCACCGTTGTCTCGCACTCGGGCGGGTACCCGGGCTTCAGTGCGCACATGCGTTGGCACCCCGTCAGCGGCATCGCGGCGGTGGGGTTCGAGAACGCCCGCTATAGCGGGGTCTCAATGATCGTGACGCAGGCGCTCGCGGAAGCCGTCGGGGCTGCGCAGACTGCGGCCGAGCCGTGGCCCGAAACCCAGTCGGCGGTGCGCGCCGTCACCGCGCTGCTCGCCTCTGGGGGCGGCGACGACTGGCTGCGCTTCCTCGAGCGTGAGTGCGATCCGGTGGTCGCCCTCGACGACTCGGCCGACGATCGGCGGCTGCGCGCCGCGGCGCTGGTCGGAGATGGCGCTCGGTCGGCGCCCCCGACGTTCCCCACCGCGGCGAGCGCCGAGTGGCAGGTAGAGGGGGCCGCGGGCTCCGCGCGCGTCGTGCTTGAGCTGTCGCCGCTCGAGCCGCCGCGCATCCAGCGACTCGAGATATCGGCCGCGTCGGTTACACCTTGA
- a CDS encoding M20/M25/M40 family metallo-hydrolase — MNPSMTPAELCAHLITFDTSNFGDGDSRGETPLAEEIARILRAAGYAPQLYAPEPHRASVAVRVHGRDPALPALLVHGHLDVVPAEPAQWASPPFAGQIRDGYVYGRGASDMKGTVAMMIVTLLEWARDGIAPQRDILFLFIADEEDRGAWGSHWIVDAHPELFAGVTAAIGESGGNAMCLPSAAGPEVTVFPIAVAERGTLHMKLRAEGPAGHGSRPTPDSAVTKLLGAAHRINTHRWPLHLVEPVREYIAGTNAALGYVAELDTEAGVEAAIARMGAAGEVARVTIRCSATTTMLSAGYKVNVIPGVAEAEVDVRCLPGTFESTQATLAELIGPDVAWSFTDPSRPTQFSSASPWFAAMRDALLRYDPESAVVPFCMGGGTDAKAFATLGIECFGFTPQTADPEGRTSAGVHGIDERIPVASVNGGQLILSDFLLKV; from the coding sequence GTGAACCCATCGATGACCCCGGCCGAGCTGTGCGCGCACCTCATCACGTTCGACACATCGAACTTTGGCGATGGCGACAGCCGCGGCGAGACGCCCCTCGCCGAAGAGATCGCGCGGATCCTGCGCGCCGCAGGCTACGCGCCCCAGCTGTACGCCCCCGAGCCGCATCGCGCGTCGGTGGCGGTGCGGGTGCACGGCCGGGATCCTGCCCTGCCCGCCCTGCTGGTGCACGGTCATCTCGACGTCGTTCCTGCCGAGCCGGCGCAGTGGGCAAGCCCGCCGTTTGCGGGCCAGATTCGCGACGGCTACGTCTACGGGCGGGGCGCGAGCGACATGAAGGGCACCGTCGCGATGATGATCGTGACGCTGCTCGAGTGGGCGCGGGACGGGATCGCCCCGCAACGCGACATTCTCTTCCTCTTCATCGCGGACGAGGAAGACCGTGGGGCCTGGGGATCACACTGGATTGTGGACGCCCACCCCGAGCTCTTCGCCGGGGTCACCGCGGCGATCGGCGAGTCCGGAGGGAACGCCATGTGCCTGCCCTCCGCCGCGGGCCCCGAGGTCACGGTGTTCCCGATCGCCGTGGCCGAGCGGGGGACGCTCCATATGAAGCTGCGCGCCGAGGGGCCGGCGGGCCACGGGTCGCGACCCACGCCCGACAGTGCCGTCACGAAGCTGCTGGGGGCGGCCCACCGGATCAACACGCACCGGTGGCCGCTCCACCTCGTCGAGCCCGTGCGCGAGTACATCGCGGGCACGAACGCCGCGCTGGGATACGTCGCAGAACTCGACACCGAGGCGGGGGTCGAGGCGGCCATAGCCCGCATGGGCGCTGCGGGCGAGGTGGCGCGGGTCACCATCCGCTGCTCGGCGACGACGACGATGCTCAGCGCGGGCTACAAGGTCAACGTCATCCCCGGGGTGGCCGAGGCCGAGGTCGACGTTCGCTGCCTCCCCGGCACCTTCGAGTCCACCCAGGCGACACTCGCCGAACTAATCGGTCCGGACGTTGCGTGGAGCTTTACCGATCCGAGCCGACCCACGCAGTTTTCCTCAGCCTCCCCCTGGTTCGCCGCGATGCGCGACGCGCTGCTGCGCTATGACCCAGAGTCGGCCGTGGTCCCGTTCTGCATGGGCGGCGGAACCGACGCCAAGGCATTCGCGACGCTCGGCATCGAGTGCTTCGGATTCACGCCGCAGACCGCGGACCCCGAAGGCCGCACGAGCGCCGGCGTGCACGGCATCGACGAGCGCATCCCAGTCGCGTCGGTCAACGGCGGGCAGCTGATCCTGAGCGACTTCCTGCTCAAGGTGTAA
- a CDS encoding D-alanyl-D-alanine carboxypeptidase/D-alanyl-D-alanine-endopeptidase, translating into MNTPQLTQDALSALSAQAQDPRLGAGRIQVLDADSGRSLLERAAWRPGETASVMKTITCAAALSTLGPAHRIETRVLRGSRSGEIVLVGGGDVTLSRVPGDGATFYPAPARLDQLAARTLAALGGTPPSRIVLDDSLFAESEWREDQWLEEDRDPGGYIPRISALQTDGDRADPVADDSPRSTDPAGRAGAEFAALLGGDPEIVRGRAEAGAECLASVSSPPVEALVTETLRSSDNALAEALARLAALAAGEDASFAGLERALKAELARFGVPLDGVELLDGSGLSAGIRVPAATVADLLRRARLREGVLGMLDDRLTRSGPEGTLSKTRFTGDNAVVAGAVRGKTGYIESVHSLAGIVRTVGGTDLVFAVFAMGDDLPPDSEAKQAVDDFVTQLHLRGDALLELDAAIVLAD; encoded by the coding sequence ATGAACACCCCCCAGCTGACGCAGGACGCGCTGAGCGCGCTCAGCGCGCAGGCACAGGATCCGCGCCTGGGCGCCGGCCGCATCCAGGTGCTCGACGCCGATAGCGGCCGCTCGCTCCTCGAGCGCGCGGCCTGGCGTCCCGGCGAGACCGCGAGCGTCATGAAGACGATCACCTGCGCCGCGGCGCTCAGCACCCTCGGACCCGCGCACCGGATCGAGACCCGCGTGCTTCGCGGGAGCCGTTCCGGCGAGATCGTGCTCGTCGGCGGGGGCGATGTCACGCTGAGCCGCGTCCCCGGCGACGGGGCGACCTTCTACCCCGCCCCCGCGCGGCTCGACCAGTTGGCCGCGCGGACGCTTGCGGCGCTAGGCGGTACCCCGCCGAGCCGTATCGTGCTCGACGACTCCCTCTTCGCGGAGAGCGAGTGGCGCGAGGACCAGTGGCTCGAGGAAGATCGCGACCCCGGCGGATACATCCCCCGCATCTCCGCACTACAAACGGACGGCGACCGCGCGGATCCGGTCGCTGATGACAGTCCCCGCAGCACGGACCCCGCCGGCCGCGCCGGTGCCGAGTTTGCGGCGCTGCTCGGCGGAGACCCCGAAATCGTGCGCGGTCGCGCCGAGGCGGGAGCCGAGTGTCTCGCCTCGGTGTCGTCGCCACCCGTCGAGGCGCTCGTCACCGAGACGCTGCGCAGCTCGGACAATGCGCTCGCGGAGGCGCTCGCTCGGCTCGCGGCGCTAGCTGCCGGCGAGGACGCAAGCTTTGCCGGCCTGGAGCGGGCCCTCAAGGCCGAGCTCGCGCGGTTCGGTGTCCCGCTCGACGGCGTGGAGCTGCTCGACGGTTCCGGACTGAGTGCCGGGATCAGGGTGCCTGCGGCCACCGTCGCCGATCTGCTGCGGCGCGCTCGCCTGCGCGAGGGCGTGCTGGGCATGCTAGACGACCGGCTCACGCGCTCGGGGCCGGAAGGCACCCTGTCGAAGACCCGCTTCACCGGGGACAACGCGGTCGTCGCCGGCGCCGTGCGCGGCAAGACTGGCTACATCGAAAGTGTGCACTCACTCGCCGGCATCGTCCGCACCGTCGGCGGGACGGACCTGGTCTTCGCGGTCTTCGCGATGGGCGACGACCTGCCGCCCGACTCCGAGGCGAAGCAGGCGGTAGACGACTTCGTCACACAGCTGCACCTGCGCGGCGACGCGCTGCTCGAGTTGGACGCCGCGATCGTCCTCGCGGACTAA
- a CDS encoding LD-carboxypeptidase has product MTENARIAAALRPLQPGDRCALISPSGASEEEAIAKGEDLLRSWGLVPVRAPHVADRHARADYLAGADEDRAADLTWAWTDPEISGVFCVRGGYGAIRVLDHLDPEALAAATPKPLFGSSDITALHEYWQQHVGVPTWFTPMIATGDLLNSPENVDALRRAVLGDGPLEVASDPETATLVPGVAHGELTGGNVSLLAMSTGSHPGTRTRAEGRIVLLEEIHESAYRLDALMQILLRSGYFDGAAAVGLGTWVDCGPIEDIRALMEELLSPLGIPVVWGLRFGHGARVSSFPIGCGLTATLTADDQPRLVFDRVDARSA; this is encoded by the coding sequence ATGACCGAGAACGCCCGCATCGCCGCCGCGCTTCGCCCGCTGCAACCGGGTGACCGCTGTGCGCTGATCAGCCCGTCGGGAGCCTCTGAGGAGGAGGCGATCGCCAAGGGAGAGGATCTCCTGCGCTCCTGGGGTCTCGTGCCCGTGCGGGCCCCGCACGTGGCCGACCGTCACGCCAGGGCAGACTACCTGGCGGGTGCGGATGAGGACCGGGCGGCAGACCTCACCTGGGCGTGGACCGACCCTGAGATCAGCGGAGTGTTCTGTGTGCGCGGTGGCTACGGCGCGATCCGGGTGCTCGATCACCTCGACCCCGAAGCGCTCGCGGCGGCAACCCCGAAACCGCTCTTCGGTTCCTCCGATATCACCGCGCTTCACGAGTATTGGCAACAACACGTTGGCGTCCCGACCTGGTTCACCCCCATGATCGCCACGGGCGACTTGCTCAATAGCCCCGAGAACGTCGACGCGCTGCGCCGCGCCGTGCTCGGTGATGGGCCGCTCGAGGTCGCGAGCGACCCCGAGACCGCGACCCTCGTGCCGGGCGTCGCGCATGGCGAGCTGACCGGCGGAAACGTGAGCCTGCTCGCGATGAGCACGGGGTCGCATCCCGGCACGCGCACTCGTGCCGAGGGCCGGATCGTGCTGCTCGAGGAGATCCACGAGTCGGCCTATCGCCTGGATGCGCTCATGCAGATCCTGTTGCGCTCGGGCTACTTCGATGGTGCCGCAGCGGTCGGCCTCGGCACCTGGGTCGACTGCGGCCCGATCGAGGACATCCGCGCGCTGATGGAGGAGCTTCTCTCACCGCTCGGGATCCCGGTTGTCTGGGGGCTGCGCTTCGGCCACGGGGCGCGGGTGTCGTCCTTCCCAATCGGGTGCGGTCTCACCGCGACCCTCACGGCCGACGACCAGCCGCGGCTGGTCTTCGATCGCGTGGACGCCCGCTCCGCGTGA
- a CDS encoding serine hydrolase, with product MNQPDFGLGDAAGGVVSDYSDGVPMISYALVDADGAVLRAYDAERSYYSASTVKIGVLVAALREVQRGTWHLDDEWQVTHEFTSMAPGAGRYVMEVEETEPTLGSPGHTVTLARVLERMIVVSANCATNMCFEALGPDPIATAFAEAGVHHTAMQRPYSDEAGLRAGLTNRTTALDLARFMAALVRGELLDAERTAYAMQLLRERVDPVIGVSAAALAAANGWQLDTGGKGGSVEGIGHDLAFLNIDGRMLCLCICTRAYLGPQYQAAIQAITAALLSDPTLRVTPAQ from the coding sequence GTGAACCAACCCGATTTCGGTCTCGGTGACGCCGCGGGCGGGGTGGTCAGCGACTACTCAGACGGCGTGCCCATGATCTCTTATGCCCTGGTGGACGCGGACGGCGCCGTGCTGCGCGCGTACGACGCCGAGCGTTCGTATTACTCCGCGTCGACCGTCAAGATCGGCGTGCTCGTCGCCGCCCTGCGCGAGGTGCAGCGCGGCACGTGGCACCTCGACGACGAGTGGCAGGTGACGCACGAGTTCACCAGCATGGCGCCGGGCGCCGGGCGCTACGTGATGGAGGTCGAGGAGACCGAGCCGACGCTTGGCTCCCCTGGCCACACCGTCACCCTGGCGCGGGTGCTCGAGCGGATGATTGTGGTGAGCGCGAACTGCGCCACCAATATGTGCTTCGAGGCGCTCGGGCCGGACCCCATCGCCACCGCCTTCGCCGAAGCGGGGGTACACCACACCGCCATGCAGCGTCCCTACTCGGACGAGGCGGGCCTGCGCGCCGGACTCACGAATCGCACCACGGCACTCGACCTGGCGCGATTTATGGCCGCGCTCGTCCGAGGCGAGCTCCTCGATGCCGAGCGGACCGCCTACGCCATGCAGCTGCTGCGCGAGCGCGTGGATCCGGTGATCGGCGTGTCTGCCGCGGCGCTCGCCGCCGCGAACGGCTGGCAGCTCGACACCGGCGGCAAGGGGGGCAGCGTGGAGGGGATCGGGCACGACCTGGCCTTCCTCAACATCGACGGCCGCATGCTCTGCCTGTGCATCTGCACGCGCGCCTATCTCGGCCCGCAGTACCAGGCTGCCATTCAAGCGATCACCGCCGCGCTCCTCAGCGACCCGACCCTGCGCGTTACCCCGGCACAGTGA